In the genome of Anaerolineales bacterium, the window TCATGGATAAGTATATTGATATCGACGCGCTGACCCGTAATGTCACTGACGAGATCTTCCGCATCTTTAAGCAATCACCTGATTCTTGGGTACGGAAGACATTCGGCCCGTTGATGTGGCCGCCAGCCCATCGCTTTGCTGAGCTGGCTGGCACATTTGATCGTTTGGTAGCTGAATTCAGTTTCAGGGAAGCTGCGCGTCAAATGGCGGTCAGGTTTGTCAAATATTATGAAGCATATAATACGGAGAATATTCCCACCGAAGGGCCACTGCTCATCTCCTCCAACCACCCGGGCACGATCGATTCACTGATCATCGCTGCCAGCATTCCCCGGCCCGATCTGAAAATCGTTGCCACAGGAATCCCATTTATCCAAGGTATTCGTAATGCAGCCGATCACCTTATCTATGTTCCCCGAAAAGGCATGCATGAGCGCATGATGGTCGTCCGGTCCGCCATCGATCATCTTAAACAGGGTGGGGCAGTGCTGATCTTCCCAAGCGGGCGGATCGACCCCGACCCGGCATTATCGCCAGAAGCCATGAAAGACCTTGGCAAGTGGTCGCGTAGCGTGGAATTAATGTTGAAGCAAGTACCTCAGACCCAGGTACTGTTATCCATCGTGAGCGGTGTTGTATCGGCTCACTGGCGCTGGAATATATTCGTGCGCTTGATGGGGGATGATCTCAAGCAGCGCACGGTAGCCGAAGTCTTACAGGTCATCCAATCCATCTTCCTGCCGAAATTAAATATGGTGGAACCACGGCTTACATTTTCAGATCCGATATCTACTGAAGAACTCACCAAGCCGGACCAGGAAATTCTGGATGTGATGATCGAGCGCGCCCGCAACCTGATGCAGGCTCACATGGCAGAAGGGCAGAACCTGCTGCCCGTAAGGACTGAAATTGCCTGATCATCCTCCGGCTTGCGGATAAGTAAAGTCACCAGGAAAACTAGCTAAATAGCTCATATTTCCGAAGTCCGATACAACAGAATCGATCATTATGGATTCTGTTGCACGCCTTCGATCTTCATCACCGAAGTTTCTAAGGTCATTTTGCTATCCGCGTAGCGAAGCTTGTAGATATTCAAACCATCATAGAAAACTTCAAAGACAAAGGTCTGTGGATCAGACCAGTAGCCTCTGACAGCCTTTCCATCGTCTCCCATCCGGTATTTCCCGTCCAGGCCAACTGTCCAAACAACCTCCTGGCCATCATCATTCATGAATAACTTTGCTTCTTTGTTGCCATTGAACTCAAGACGAATATAACTTATACCAAGGGGATTTGGCTTCAGGTTATAGGTCTTTCCCGAGATCGTTCGAGCTGTGTCCGGCATGGAACTGGAAGGCCAGGGCTGGGCTGCCTGCCCCAGCGCGGCGACAACCGACTCCAACTTTGCTACACCCGAAGGGTTGGGTGGTAGGGAATTTTCCGGATCGATAAAGGCTGCTTCCAGGATCTTACCTGCCTGGTCATACTCGAAACCGTTGCCTGTGACAACCACTATGGCATTAAATTGGGGGTATACCTTGATGGTTTGGCCGCCCCTTCCAAATGCAAAATAGCTATCCTCGGATACCCACCAGCCATAACCATAATCATCCGAAGGGGTAATACTATTGTAGGGTTTGACAGAATCTGTCACCCATGTGGGAGGGATAATCTGCTTGCCATCCCAAAAGCCTTGGTTAAGCCATAAATATCCCAGCTTGGCAGCATCCAGCGGTTTCAGGAACAAATCACCCCATCCATGAGTGTACCCCTGGGGGTCAGCCTGCCAGTACACATCCTGGATGCCCAGTGGTGTAAAAAGGTTTTTCTGAGCATATTCTTGCTCAGTCATCCCGCTGGCTTGTTGGATAATTGCAGAAAGCAGGTGCATACCGGGGCTATCGTAACAGAAACTGGTACCCGGTTCCCTTACCATCTTTCGATCCAAGGCCTGTTGCACCCAATCCGGCGTGGCGCGCATTGCATCTAAAGTCGGCTCGTCACGGGTGAGGCAACCCGATTCATAACCATTGGTATTACTCACCAGGTCCCGGATGGTCATGCTCTCCTTCCAATCATCCAAATTAGCAATTGTGCGGTTGGGGAAAAAAGACAGCATGGGTTGGTCGAGCTGGATCTTCCCTTGACCAATCGCCAATCCGATCAGCGTGGTGGTGAAACTTTTCGTGACCGATGCCAAATCATGCGGGATGGAAGGGTCGTATGGGTAAAAATACGCATCCAGCAACACCCGGCCATTGCGGATGATCAGCAAGCTATCAATCAGGGCTTTATTTTTCTTGAGATTTTGTAATCCTTCCGCAAGCTTAACCGAATCAAAGCCTTGTTGCTCAGGGGTGCTGGTCCGCCATCCTTTGGTCGGCCAGAATGCTCCAGTAGAATCATCAGAGCCTAACCTCGGGATGAGAATGGCAGCCCCGACTCCAAGGGCTGCCACCAGGACAACGATTACGGCTGCTGTGATGATCGTTTTTTTATTCATTTTTCCTCCCATCGTGATGTTGCTTAAGTAATGAAATCGGTCGGTTCAGGTTTTGCTGGAGTCCAGCTCACCTTGTCCTGTACTAAATAGAATCTGCAGCATGAGCAGTCCGATGGCATAGATCAGCAATAATACCGGTGCCTTTGCCTTATCTATGGGTTTCAGCATGGAGAACTCGATCAGCGGGGCAAACATAAAGATGATTGGGATGGAGCATAGGATAAGGAGTATCAACATTTGTAAAGGCGCAGTAGAGAAAGTTGCCACGACCAATCCACCTGCGCCTGCCAGTAGTGACCAGGAGGTAAACTCGATCATCAGTGGGTTGCCGAAATCATATGTGGCTGGTCCGAATAAATAAAACCCGAATGCCAGCCAGGCAATCATGGCTCCTGCAGTTAGGGACGGCACCCGTGTGTAGCGGGCAAGCAAGCTCATCAGCACCACGAAGATGATTTCTGTTACCAGGAGAAAACCCAAAATTGCCCAGCCGCTGTCGTGGAAATCCTGGAAGGCAACACCAGTTGTGGCTGGATTGGCTGCCAGCACCCGGGCCCATAAGACCTCAGAAATCAACACCAAGCTGAATAACAGCACGGCATACACCACTACCCCGATCAGGGTTGGCAGCGGTTTGATTTTCCGCCCTTTCAGCCACCCAAGGGTGATCGTCACCCCGACCGCAACAATAGCAACCACACTCAAAAGCATATTAATCCAATACGGTTAAGTTACGATCCCGACAATAGGCCAGGTGATGAAGGAATAGTCTTTTTCCTGGGTCACCTGGCTCAAATCGAGAGCGTCGAAGTAACGGATCCGTTTAAGCATGGCCTCACCCTGGCTGTGCACCAGGCTGGGGTCCACACCATCCACGGTGTCATTGGGGCTATGGTAGCGCGTGCCGGTGCGATTATTTTCTAACTCTATGCCAGGCAGTCGTGAAGAAAACATGTCGAAGTCACTGTCAAATCCCGAGCGTTTATTATTAACGCCATACGACATGGCAAAAACACGCGGATTGGCTTTCGCCAGGCTACAAACCAGCCAGCCATCTCCCTGACTGGTCTGTTTCAGAGTGGTCGGACCATGCCCTGGCCAGGAGTCGAAAACAAATACGAGATCGATCTGGTCGGATAACGACGACATCATGAATGCAGTCGACCCCATGTAACCAGCTTCTTCACCATCTGAGAAAAGGAAAATAATGTCGTTTCGAAGTTTCTCTGACGAGAGCAGCATGCGGATGGCTTCCAGCATTGCTAGGGTCGAAACACCATCATCACCTGCTCCGGGTGCACCAGAGTGTGTATCGTAATGACCAGTGGGAGGGAATTTTCCGGTCGGTTGGCTTCCAGGGATACTTACAATGATGTTCAACAGGTTTCCAGTAGCCTGAGTTTCGGTAGAACCCCAGCTTCATTAAGCTTCTTGAGTAAATATTCAGCCACCTTTGCCTGAGCTTATGAACCCATTTGGTGCGGTTGAGCGGCTACTACCTGCAGGTCTTGCATCTCGCGCTCGGCAGAAAATTTATTGGTCGGAGCGCTGGCAGGGGTTACATTTACCGCCATGATGGGGATCAGGCCGATGACGATGATGAGCAGCAATGTAGCAGCCATGATCACGTGTTGTAATTTCAGGATTTTTTAAATGTACTTCATAGCAGGCAAGCTACCTCCTGTTAATGTATGCTGCAGTGATGGTCTTATGCCTCACATTTTTGCCAGGATATCTGCTTTCTTGGCCTCGTAATCCGTCTGAGAGATCAAGCCATCGTCCAGCATCTTCTTGAGATTTTGTAACTTAACCTGGGCATCATCTGAAGGGGCAGCAGTCGCATGGATAACCTCGGGTTTCTTTTTCGATTGTCGTCCAAGCCAGGTGCCGAGTCCCAGGATGATTGCAATAAGTAGCACGATGGGTAGGACGCAGTACAATAGAATACCTTTGGCCAGTATCGAGCCGATGAAAGGTGCAATATTGGTCGTGACGCTGCCTTCCACGGTCGAGCCATTGGATTTGTGGATCGCGATATCATCACTGGACAGGATCAGATCGCCGTGGATCACCGATCCTTCTGCCATGTAGACATCTCCAGAGGTCAATGCTACGTCTCCCCCAACCTGGGAATTCTTATCCATGCGCAAGACACCACTGGTGAGCAGGATTGTCCCGGTCACCCGGCTGCCTTCTTCGAGGGTGACCGTGCCCGATGTGACAAAAAGGTTGCCGTGCATGGTTTTACCCTTGCCGACGATATAATTCCCTGAAAACGAAGCACTCATGCAGCTGGAAAGGATCAAGGAGATCAGCACTAAAAAGATTAGAGCAATTTTTCTGTTCATTTTTCCTCCAAGGGTTTAGATCCATACTCTGGTACCATACCTGCCGCTTTATACCTGGGGGGCACGTTTGGTTTTATCTTTGAATATGGCAGCACCGATGAGGCCCCCGATCGCGCCGACAACGATGTCAAAAATCACTCCAAAGAATGTGACTAAAATATTTCCAACTACGCCTTCTACTCCGCCCATATTGATCTGATCTTCCGGAGACATAAACATATTCATCTGGTTGACGATGCCTGCCATGCCTGCCACGCCAATAAAGCTGAGCAGGAAACCGATCACACCTGCGATAACACCGGCAGTTACTCCCACCCAGACGCCTTCTTTTGTGGTGAGTGAGCCACTCATGCGTTTGTACAGCCAGGTGGCGAACAACGGTCCCACCCAAAAACCTGCACAAATCAGACAATTCACGAAGTTAATGAAAGGAATATTGGTAAGTGCCAGGGTGATGACAGCGCCAACCAGGCCAGTTATGAGGATGTTCTTGGTATTCATTTTTATTCTCCTGTGTGGGGTTTGGATGTGTGGATTGCTTCGATCAGGCTTATATAAGGGCTGCCTTTTTGCACGAATGCGTCAGCACCAGCTTGCTTTGCACTTTCCACATTAGCGGGAGTTGAATGCACACTGAGGATCACGATACGCGTGGCTAAGCTTCGTTGTTTTATCTCTTGTGTGGCCAATAATCCATCAAGGACTGGCATCTCCAGGTCCATGATGACAACATCTGGCTTGAGGCGTTCGGCCTGTTTAATGGCTTCCTGGCCATTTCCTGCTTCACCGACGACCTCCAATTCTCCCGAGAGCTGTAGCAAGAGGCGCAGCTCCTTGCGAACCTGGGGCATATCGTCCACGATCAGGACTCGAATTTGCTGTGTTTTGGAATGGACATCAGAAGATGATATTGCCATGGGAGGCTCCGGGTTGCACTCCTACCCATCATATAGGAATTCAACCTGAAACACACCCGGCTTGGGTCGGAATGTCACTGCTATCCGGATGTATTTATTTTCTAATCCACAAGGTGGAAGGAGCTCAGACGTTCGTCCTAGGGCGAAAGTAGTAGTACTTTGAAAACCTTAATTGGTCTTGTCGGTACGCAGCTCGGAAATCAGGCTGCGCATCTCTGCCAGGGCTGCCTGGGTAAGCTGCTGTAATTGCTCGAGCTGCGGGCGTATGCGTTGCGGATCACGCTCTAGCAAAATCTGGGTCGATCTCGTATTGAGGATAATACCGAACATGGTTTGCGAGACTGAGTCATGCAGTTCACGCGCCAGCCGGTTACGCTCTTCAATCGCCGCAATTTGCTCCACCTGGCTGGCATATTCCTGCAGTTGGGTATTCTTTACCCGAAGCTCAGCTAACATCGTTTCGCTGTGTTGCTTTGCCTGTTCAACTTCCTGGCTGGCTATAACATAAGAAAGCACGGTAATGCTGCCCGCAATCGGGATCAATGCTAAAGCCAGCCCGAGAATCATTCCCTTCCAGACGATCAAGCCGATGAGTATTAATGCACAGAATACCCCACACCAGGCCCAGCGGTCTTTTGCCTGCAAAACCAACGCCATCTGATAGCAAATCAGGGTGAACAATGACATGATGATATCCAGATGGGGTGGCAGCGAAATCATACTCAAAATAATTACCGACTGTAGCAGGTAGATTACGTAAAATCGCTTTTTTGGCTGCAAGGGACGGAAAGATACCAGCAGGAATAGGATGAGAAACGCGAAAACTAAGCCGGAATACCAGGTGAAAAGGCTGGGGTACTTGGAATAACTGTATGTGACCACCCTCAGCAGGAGGGCGCCACAAGCCATGAACAAGGGGATTACCCCGACCTGGATTCTCAGTGGTGTGTTGCGGATGTGTCTATCAATGACGGTCATCGATTCCAACCTTAGCTCATATCTCCACCAGGTGATTTTTTATTGCATATATGGCGAGCTGGGTCCTTTGGCTCAGGTGGAGTTTGCTCAAACTATTACTGATATGTGTCTTCACTGTTTTTTCACTGATATAAAGCTCTTTTGCGATCTCACGATTATTACGTCCCAATGCTACCAGACAGATCACTTCTTTCTCGCGGCCGGTAAGTTCTTCTTTGGATATTTCCTGGGAGGCCGAGTTCACCTGAGACACCTGGTCCATCAATCTGCGGGTGATATCCGGATGTAAGCGCGCGTCGCCGCGTTGGACCGCCCGGATCGCTTCCACAAGCTCGTCTGGTGAGACATCTTTTAATAGATAACTGGCAGCACCCGCTTGGATGGTGGAAAATACTTTATCATCATCTGAAAAGCTAGTCAGTGCGATAATCTTGGTCGGAATACCAGACTCACGTACTTTACGAATGGTGGTGATGCCGTTCATCCCAGGCATGACCAGGTCCATCAGTACAACATCCGGATGGTGCAGCTCGATCATCTCCAGTGCTCTCAGGCCATCCTCAGCTTCACCAATCACCGAGATATCTGCATGCAATTCGAGAAAGGTCCGCAGACCCTGGCGCACTACCTGGTGATCATCCACGATCAAAACTTTTATGATTTCGTTTTCAGCCATCACAGTTAGTCTCCAACTGGTAGTTTTTTTTCAGGTGGATTCGTGTGCCTTCACCCGGAGCAGATTGGATCTTGATATCCCAGTTGATCTCATTCGCCCGTTCGTGCATCCCCGGTATGCCCAGACCAGAACTGCCAGACGGATATACCCTAGAAAACCCTGTGCCATTATCTATGGCTTCAATCCACATTGGATCATCCAGATGGATTTGAAAGCTTGCCTGGCTAGCTTGGGCATGCTTAATGATATTGTTTAATGCTTCCTGGAGGATATGAAATAGTGCCTGGTCTTCTTGAACTGATAGAGTCTGTTCTCCATCAATCTGAACGGAGACAGCTAACCCATCTGAGATCCGCCTGCGCTCGACCTCTTTTTGGAATTCGGCAACCAAACCTATGCCAGCCATATGGTCGGGTCGTAATTCTGAGATGAGGGTGTGCATCTCTTCCAGCGCCCCCTCGACAAGCTGGTTCAAACGGTCAAGTTGTCCGCTCACCCGGGTGGGGTCACGGTCCATCAAGAGTAAGGCGGATTGGGTGGTCAAGGTCATGCTGAAAATCGTCTGGGTGACTGAATCATGCAGCTCACGCCGCAGCCGTTGACGTTCATTAGCGATTCCCAGCTGCCTGCGTGTGTCCGAATAAGTTTCAAGC includes:
- a CDS encoding 6-aminohexanoate hydrolase; amino-acid sequence: MGGKMNKKTIITAAVIVVLVAALGVGAAILIPRLGSDDSTGAFWPTKGWRTSTPEQQGFDSVKLAEGLQNLKKNKALIDSLLIIRNGRVLLDAYFYPYDPSIPHDLASVTKSFTTTLIGLAIGQGKIQLDQPMLSFFPNRTIANLDDWKESMTIRDLVSNTNGYESGCLTRDEPTLDAMRATPDWVQQALDRKMVREPGTSFCYDSPGMHLLSAIIQQASGMTEQEYAQKNLFTPLGIQDVYWQADPQGYTHGWGDLFLKPLDAAKLGYLWLNQGFWDGKQIIPPTWVTDSVKPYNSITPSDDYGYGWWVSEDSYFAFGRGGQTIKVYPQFNAIVVVTGNGFEYDQAGKILEAAFIDPENSLPPNPSGVAKLESVVAALGQAAQPWPSSSMPDTARTISGKTYNLKPNPLGISYIRLEFNGNKEAKLFMNDDGQEVVWTVGLDGKYRMGDDGKAVRGYWSDPQTFVFEVFYDGLNIYKLRYADSKMTLETSVMKIEGVQQNP
- a CDS encoding DNA-binding response regulator, with the protein product MAENEIIKVLIVDDHQVVRQGLRTFLELHADISVIGEAEDGLRALEMIELHHPDVVLMDLVMPGMNGITTIRKVRESGIPTKIIALTSFSDDDKVFSTIQAGAASYLLKDVSPDELVEAIRAVQRGDARLHPDITRRLMDQVSQVNSASQEISKEELTGREKEVICLVALGRNNREIAKELYISEKTVKTHISNSLSKLHLSQRTQLAIYAIKNHLVEI